From the genome of Pogoniulus pusillus isolate bPogPus1 chromosome 12, bPogPus1.pri, whole genome shotgun sequence, one region includes:
- the CHMP2B gene encoding charged multivesicular body protein 2b, producing the protein MASLFKKKTVDDIIKEQNRELRGTQRAITRDRAALEKQEKQLELEIKKMAKTGNKEACKVLAKQLVQLRKQKNRTYAVSSKVTSMSTQTKVMNSQMKMAGAMSTTAKTMQAVNKKMDPQKTLQTMQNFQKENMKMEMTEEMINDTLDDIFDASDDEEESQDIVNQVLDEIGIEISGKMAKAPSADRGLPSASTSKAATISDEEIERQLKALGVD; encoded by the exons ATGGCCTCGCTCTTCAAGAAGAAGACTGTGGACG aTATAATAAAGGAGCAAAACCGAGAGTTAAGAGGTACACAGAGGGCTATAACCAGAGACAGAGCAGCACTTGAAAAACAGGAAAAGCAACTG GAACTGGAAATAAAGAAAATGGCTAAGACTGGCAACAAAGAAGCCTGTAAAGTGCTAGCAAAGCAGCTTGTACAGCTGCGGAAGCAGAAAAATCGAACATACGCTGTTAGCTCTAAAGTCACTTCTATGTCTACACAGACAAAGGTCATGAACTCTCAGATGAAGATGGCAGGAGCTATGTCAACTACAGCAAAA ACAATGCAAGCAGTTAATAAGAAAATGGATCCCCAAAAGACACTACAAACTATGCAGAACTTCCAGAAGGAAAATATGAAGATGGAAATGACTGAAGAAATGA tTAATGATACCCTGGATGATATTTTTGATGCTTCTGATGATGAGGAAGAAAGCCAAGACATTGTCAACCAAGTGCTTGATGAGATAGGAATTGAAATTTCTGGAAAG ATGGCCAAAGCTCCATCAGCTGATAGAGGTTTACCATCTGCATCAACATCAAAAGCTGCTACCATATCAGATGAAGAGATTGAACGACAGCTCAAAGCTTTGGGAGTTGATTAG